Proteins co-encoded in one Anopheles moucheti chromosome X, idAnoMoucSN_F20_07, whole genome shotgun sequence genomic window:
- the LOC128307060 gene encoding uncharacterized protein LOC128307060: MEQCNNDRPCVISSGNFFPQNSKSKQQQQQQHTQAISKHLTQKDDPHLHSPHHQDQSSLGEIEVILVQQHKQDALSVIIHPQESMQQINMCLGSQNPGSVDSMMSSDFQTLSPMHDRDSPVSLNTNTSYATLTPLQPLPPISTMSDKFAYSIGGNICEAFPGINSGAVGVNIEINSCYNLEKLGVIHSPVHLSAVQELSPDGGDVHGHHHHHQHPHHHHHHHHPDVLQEKGTCGLKDGLKDHLSASEKDTLADDGGKGGGGGGGGGGGGGGGGGSGSGGSGGDQCILVRASPLPPSLGTIDDRFLGSAKGAELVVRHPKDDGEQFSGTVQYLEHPNGSDVLHGTNGTGPGGGDSSGGGGGGGGGGSGGVGGILTGKEHHQSVFLNKSFSSKTNISDLNLCKEIVIDDVYEESELDHVKLEEKKLEESCNQQLTNGGGQGGGLGGGKSGSCVSLGDVGCINGDIEEINTKELAHRISSELKRYSIPQAIFAQRVLCRSQGTLSDLLRNPKPWSKLKSGRETFRRMYKWIQEPEYQRMSALRLAATQSAKPVNSKKPEEPENHVMMGHTKKPRLVFTDLQRRTLQAIFKETKRPSKEMQVTIARQLGLEPTTVGNFFMNARRRSMDKWKDESMKGRSSSSDNVILEHLKDDSSDENLGYDSAFVSGDGPLEHNYQQHVLN, encoded by the exons ATGGAGCAATGCAATAACGATCGTCCTTGTGTTATCAGTAGTGGAAACTTTTTTCCCCAGAACTCCAAGtcgaaacagcagcagcagcagcaacacacacaggcaATCAGCAAGCATCTAACGCAAAAGGATGACCCCCATCTGCACAGCCCGCACCACCAGGATCAGTCGTCGCTCGGCGAGATTGAGGTGATTCTCGTGCAGCAGCACAAACAGGACGCCCTATCGGTGATCATCCATCCGCAGGAGAGCATGCAGCAGATCAACATGTGCCTGGGCAGCCAGAACCCGGGCTCGGTCGACTCGATGATGTCGTCCGACTTTCAGACGCTCTCGCCGATGCACGACCGGGACTCGCCGGTCAGCCTCAACACGAACACCTCCTACGCGACGCTGACGCCCCTGCAGCCGCTGCCCCCGATCTCGACGATGTCGGACAAGTTCGCGTACTCGATCGGTGGCAACATCTGCGAGGCCTTTCCGGGCATCAACAGCGGTGCGGTCGGTGTCAACATCGAGATCAACTCCTGCTACAACCTGGAAAAGCTCGGCGTCATACATTCGCCGGTGCATCTGAGCGCGGTGCAGGAACTGTCGCCGGACGGTGGCGATGTGCACgggcaccaccatcaccatcagcatccgcaccaccaccatcaccatcaccatccggATGTGCTGCAGGAGAAGGGCACGTGCGGGCTGAAGGATGGGCTCAAGGATCATCTGTCCGCCAGCGAGAAGGACACGCTCGCGGACGATGGCGGGAAGGGTggcggtggaggtggtggcggcggtggcggtggaggCGGCGGGGGAGGAAGTGGCAGTGGGGGCAGTGGGGGAGATCAGTGCATTTTGGTTCGTGCCTCGCCGCTGCCGCCGAGCCTCGGTACGATCGACGATCGGTTCCTGGGGTCGGCGAAGGGTGCGGAGCTGGTGGTGCGGCACCCGAAGGACGATGGGGAACAGTTTAGCGGCACAGTGCAATACCTGGAACACCCGAACGGGTCGGATGTGCTACACGGCACCAACGGTACCGGACCCGGCGGTGGTGATAGTAGTGGTGGCGGCGGaggtggcggcggcggtggcagTGGCGGTGTGGGAGGCATCCTGACAGGCAAGGAGCACCATCAGTCGGTGTTTCTTAACAAGTCTTTCAGTTCAAAAACCAACATAAGCGACCTTAACCTGTGTAAAGAGATTGTTATCGACGACGTGTACGAGGAGTCGGAGCTGGACCACGTGAAGCTGGAGGAGAAAAAGCTGGAGGAATCGTGCAATCAACAACTGACCAATGGGGGCGGCCAGGGCGGCGGGCTCGGGGGCGGCAAGAGTGGGTCGTGCGTGTCGCTCGGGGACGTCGGCTGCATAAACGGTGACATCGAGGAGATCAACACGAAGGAGCTGGCCCACCGGATCAGCTCCGAGCTGAAGCGCTACAGCATCCCGCAGGCGATCTTCGCCCAGCGGGTACTGTGCCGGTCGCAGGGCACGCTGTCCGATCTGCTCCGGAACCCGAAGCCCTGGTCGAAGCTGAAGTCCGGCCGCGAAACGTTCCGCCGGATGTACAAATGGATACAGGAACCGGAATATCAGCGAATGTCCGCACTCAGGCTCGCAG CAACTCAATCGGCGAAACCAG TTAACTCTAAGAAGCCAGAGGAACCCGAAAACCACGTCATGATGGGACACACGAAAAAACCTCGACTAGTTTTTACAGATCTGCAGAGAAGGACCCTTCAGGCAATTTTCAAA GAAACTAAGCGGCCTTCAAAGGAGATGCAAGTTACTATCGCTCGTCAGCTGGGACTGGAGCCCACCACGGTCGGGAACTTTTTCATGAACGCACGGCGACGCTCGATGGACAAATGGAAAGACGAGTCGATGAAAGGTCGAAGCAGCAGTAGTGACAATGTTATACTAGAGCACCTGAAGGACGATTCGTCCGACGAGAACCTGGGCTACGATAGTGCGTTCGTGTCCGGCGACGGTCCGCTGGAGCACAACTATCAGCAACACGTTCTCAACTAa